aCCAAGTTTTATAACTTGTAACACAATTCTAATCTTATGTCTATTAAGGGATCAGTGCTGTGGATTCCAACTAGTTCATCGGTAAAATTTATTATCGTCGAATAAGAGATGTGTGATTTTATCCCTGTCTagatcaaaaattaattggtattTTAGTATGATGATAAAGGACAATCATCAAGAATATttaccataggttgaaactttctctctttaaaaaaaaaatcagtatttactaaaataataataagataaagtttaactataaaattatttgtagtctaagtttacaactttactcaataaaataaatattattacatattttaaaaatctaatcgttgaattgcatgttatTTACTTTCtcaatacacatgtcaaattttgtaccaatcggacattatttactatataatttataagcttatattttatgtataattttaaactacaaaaacttacaatttaaataattttccaagtatggaggatataagaagaagatgtaatctaatggtgaatttgttaaaattcatcttcaataaaaagatattgaataaagtTGTAACTTAAGTctaaggttacaactaattttgtaactaaattttttccATGATAATAATTTTATGGATAGATTCTATTTGTAGGGATGATAATATTGTGCTACACTCTTACAAGACTACGCCTCTCACAGTCACACCAACCCATATTATTGTcattgaaatgacaaaaatgacAAGCTGCATATATCATATGATTCGGATCTGGATATGTCATTGATGAAGACATCACATTTTTGCTTTCACATTTGATATTCCaatcaaatttgtttataataataGAACATAGTCCTTAAAgtcaaagaagatgaagaagaataaATAACCACAGTAACATATCAATTCGTGGATGGGGTAGAACTGTTTGATGCCCATACTTTTACCTAATCTATGGCATCGTTTTTACCTATTAATGATCTTAAATGTAAGTTATCTACTTCGAGTTTTGATTCTGCACATGGGGCTTGGCTGGATCGGTAATGCTGTCTGTCTAATCTGCTAAACTTTATGGTAATGCCAATGAAAGCCACATTTCGTACATCACTACCTTCAAAGACTCCAATGAGTACAATTCTTTTTAATTcaaactattatatatatttcctttatCTTGTTAACCTAAATGATGCCATTGTATTTATTAAAGCAAACACTTTAGTCATTCAACCCAAAAAGTTTCATTTCCATCCcttaaggaaaacaaaaaagagaaaaagaaaaaaaagaaaagaaaaagaaagcatacCTTTCCCATAAAAGCTAGTGCgtacacaaaacacaaattatattttcttacatcatatatgcatgaaaaatatttcatatatgTTCATCATTTTCAATACTAAAGCTATACGTTACAATCACAATGTTATTGATAATACCAtcttatacatttaaaaaaaaaataaatataaaaatattttatgtgtaATTTGTTCATTACGTGACACTAACTTTGATGGTATTTTGAATGTAACACAATATTATTCTTTGTAGTAataatttatgtgaaaataacATATACATGTATCATCACATAAATAACTTAATGTTTCTTTTTATAAACACCTAACCGTTCATACACATAACGACTATGTATTATACTCAAAAAAAACTTTAAGTAAACCCCATACAATATATTTGtgtatctttttctctctttccttttcttttcccttttcacACATCTTAtctacataatttaattttttttttgagaagtcataattgaattaataaacatataaataacaCTTCCCATCATAAtgatatatacacacactcgCTCACAGCGCATTGGTCGCAAGGCACTCTCTCATCACACAACAAAAGCATAATAGAGAGGTCCCTCTCCTCCACTTCTCTCTCAAaccctcctcctccttcttcttcttcttcttcttcttcatcttcatcaagCTCTCACtcaaaaaaccaaacaacaccATGACAGCGAAAGACTGCGGCAACCACGGCAAGGACCGCCGCATGCGGCTCCGCAGAGCCTGCGCTTGCCTCTTAGTCTTCAACTTCATCCTCCTCCTCACAATCCTCCTAGTCTGGGCCATACTCCAACCCACAAAACCAAAATTCATCCTCCAAGACGCCACCGTTTACGCCTTCAACGTCACCCCCAACCTCCTCACCTCCAGCTTCCAAGTCACCCTCTCCTCTCGCAACCCAAACGACAAGGTCGGCGTCTACTACGACAAGCTCGATGTCTATGCCGTTTACCGCAACCAGCAAATCACACTCCGTACGCAAATCCCACCCACCTATCAAGGCCACAAAGACATCAACGTTTGGTCCCCTTACATCTACGGCAACAGCGTTCCTGTCTCGCCCTATAACGCCGATGCGCTCGCACAGGATCAGAGCTCCGGGACCGTGATGCTGTTGATCAAAGCTGATGGACGGGTGAGATGGAAAGTTGGGACTTTTATTACAGGGAGGTACCATTTCTACGTGAGATGTCCAGCTTACATAACCTTCGGTTCGAGGAGCACTGGAATTGTGGTCGGGAATAACGCCGTTAAGTACCAGTTAGTCCAACAGTGCAGCGTCAGTGTAtgagatgatgatgaagaagaagaaagttccACAGGCTCACCGAATATCTCTATTTAACGCcgttagttttttgtttttcataattatGTGTTGcgatttttaatattaaatctctgtcttttttctttagttATTACACGTTGGGTTTATGAGTTTGAACTGTACATTTGGCTAAAGAAATAAACGGGGAAATAttgtaagaagaaaaaaacgAAATATATGAGACAATATTTAGCTTAATTATAGTCGGTGACAAGTTGTGTGATTTTTATATGAATGTTataagtgtttttattttttaataaaaattttaatagataatAACTTGAGTGTCTATTGGAGGTTGTGCTGtcattttctttcattactCTATTGTTGCTTACTCGTTGTTCACTTTTGTTCCATTTCTttattatgatttaaaaaaaaaatcataattattaaGATAGTTGATTGTGATTGATTTGTGTATATTAGACTTGATATCAATAGTGATTCTACTAAAACCGACATGACACACCAATCACAGTCTACCGTcttaaataaattgtaaaatttatattgatttttttttaaaggataagaATGCCCTAAACATTAGGGTATGGGCacttgtatatatatgtatatttccAATTTCCTTTGATAATTATTGACACTTTGCTAGTTATAGTGAAATTTTCCATGTGCAATCAATGGAGGCgaaattaaattcaacttcatatagagaaaaaaaaactccgAAACTCCGAAACACGTACATTAATACTGCTAGTGAATAGGACGAGTTAGGAATGGGCCTGTGCTTGAAAGTCAGTAGTTTTATCAGTGTGCCATTGATTTACATAAGGAAATAGAGGTCGGAGCATTGAATTATTGAGGGGGTCTTGGCGTGTTTAGGGGGGGGGTTCTTCTAACTTCCACATGGTCTTAGTGGTGGTCCTTTTCAAAAACAACACCTCTATCTCTCACCTGCtctacataataataataatgatagcTTGATAGAAAGGGACTTCATTATGTCCTTAAGCAATGGCCCATAtctacttttaattttaatgaaagATTTAGCCACCCAACACATGCTTAAAATATGTGATTTGTTAATCAGAAATATTGAGCAAGGATAGGGTGCCCTATTTGGTttagtaattatttttaaaaaaaatttatgacagttttttatatttcaattaacAGATACTTTAGCAGGACCTATTTGTTAAAGACAAAATCACACTCATAACATGCACATTATCTTTGTTGATAAAGTAGCCATTTTTTATTGATCGCGACTTTCATTTTGAAGACTGAAATTGGATTTATTTAGACGGGTAATGCCGTAATGGCCAATCACATGAAGTTGCTATAAAGTTGCAGGCAAAAGTAGGTTTAGGTCGGTCAAGAAAGGCTTGTAGAATGTACTGTTTTTTAATGGGCGTGCCCAGACTTGACCAGGATATTCACATTGGAAAGTCCTTCACTTCAGCCATTTTTATTTTGCGTATGGGCCGGGCTTGGGCCATGACCATGTGGAAAATGAAGTCTTTATGGGGCCGGGCTGGGTCAATGGGCAATAAGAAACAAAATGTGTTcaaatggaaaaattatttcaatactGGTAGACTAATGCTGCCAGTTCTCACATGAGTGATTCAGTAAGTGGCACTTATTTTTTTGGCACAAGTTTTCTCATGTAAAAGATCAGGGCAATGTATTAGCACATGCCTTGGCTCGTCTAGCTCTCGAAGCTCATAACTTTTGGATGAAGaatcttccacaagctcataAAGTGGCACTTATTATTATGTGAGAAGAGAAACTATTGTTATAAGAGTATATCGAATAATTAACCGGTTCAAATGAAACTGCTTAATTTAAGTAACATCCAGTTGAGTTTATATGAAAGTACTACTCTGCtaataagaacaatttttttttcatggatgCTTTGACAGTGAAAgaagttgtgattttttttataaaaattctcGAATTGGTCATGGAGAAAGGGGAATAAAGGAAAATGACAGGTCCATTATATAGTTTGTCTTTTTGGGCCCGACAATTAACAATTCTAAAGTTAGTCCAGATTGATTTACCATTTTCTTAAAAGTTTTCTGGATTGCTGGTTGCGAAGAGAAATGGTATACGTCTTCTCTACTCTAGGAATATATAGGATCGGTGCTCTTATCTTATATGTATCGGATTACTATTTTGTGGCATGTGTGGTTGTGTGACTTGTGTCTAGTCAAGGTAGAAAAAAGTGTCATCAATCAAAGGTTTATTGGGGGCATGCATCTGTATCTTTCTTATAGAGGGCCTCAAAATTGAATGACTTATTAAATGTTCACGAGCTCATTAAACTACAATAATGCTAAACCACAATGGATAACAATCATATATATAGTACAGGAGTTTGACAAAACCTAATCAAAACAATTGGCCAACAAGAAATGGCATTTATTATTAGAAACAACTTTCTTCAACCATATCTGCCTATCCGGAGGCACAAAATTAAGTCTGTGACTATGATTTTACAAGGCAGATTTGGCGTATGCTGATTGCTGACCAATAAGATAAGCGGTGTTTAGTGCAAAATAGTAAAATGCTATGCTGTTATGCATGccataaaacacacacatactGCAGTTTTGTAGAGAGAACCGACTgctcaaataaaatattgtttttgattGCACGACCCCCATGTGCCAAGAATGAATGGTCCGTCCTCATCACATTTTCCGAGAAGCTAATGGAGTAGTAGACGGACTTGCAAAGAGGGGTAGAGAACAAGGAAGTAGATTTGAAGACCTTGTAATTATTCCTGGTATCTTTGTAATTATTCCTGGGATCTTTTGCAGATAAACATTCCCCACGACCCCTTTTGTATCCTGCGGTCTATAGCAAATAACTTAGGATAAAACTGATTTACTAAGGGGAACCAAATGATGTATCTTTGATGTAATGTATATTATGATGATGTGATATTAATGCTATATTTTTGTATTGGGATTACATTAACGTTAGATTACAACAacataatattataatataatgtaAGGTCACAGCGAACCAAATTAATAGTTATATGAAATAAAGTCTCCTcttttaccaccaaaaaaaaaaagaaaaagaaaaaaagaaagaagaggtcACACATAAGAAAACATGCTCGCATGATCTGGCCCAATAGGAAAGTCAATTATATTGAAATTAGGATGATCAAAGGGCttagaaaacataattttatatcaaCCATGGCCGACATGACTTTGATGATTGGTAGGTCCATTTGGTCCAAGATGCCAGGCTGATCATTGTTTTCACAACATTAAAGTATTCATTATTTGATCGCAATCATTTTGAACGCAAATTCTATTCTTCAACACTTATACTTACAAAGGCCAATCAGAATGCAAAAATGATGTCAACATTAAGAGATAAAGTGTTACGCTAACGAGTGTTCTTAGAGCAAtggttaacaatttattttagaaaaattttgacatca
The DNA window shown above is from Quercus lobata isolate SW786 chromosome 7, ValleyOak3.0 Primary Assembly, whole genome shotgun sequence and carries:
- the LOC115954146 gene encoding NDR1/HIN1-like protein 1, yielding MTAKDCGNHGKDRRMRLRRACACLLVFNFILLLTILLVWAILQPTKPKFILQDATVYAFNVTPNLLTSSFQVTLSSRNPNDKVGVYYDKLDVYAVYRNQQITLRTQIPPTYQGHKDINVWSPYIYGNSVPVSPYNADALAQDQSSGTVMLLIKADGRVRWKVGTFITGRYHFYVRCPAYITFGSRSTGIVVGNNAVKYQLVQQCSVSV